Proteins encoded in a region of the Shumkonia mesophila genome:
- a CDS encoding HD domain-containing phosphohydrolase has product MERKILVVDDEQPIRLAVTRRLQRLGFDCVQAADGEAAIEAVAKDRQIGVALIDIRMPGKSGLDVIAEIKSNIRSDIGFIVITGHGGFDEAVEALRLGASDFLTKPFSSEQLEGAIRKCLEGICSNEGKLQTQRSLEAEVMEKTERISALAQEVDSARIEALESLAIAAEHRDNDTGEHIRRIGIYAEILALGLGWSEALARKVRLAATLHDIGKIGVPDNILMKPGLLTEAEIATMQAHTRIGHEIVSPSTDEIMKVAATIALSHHERWDGSGYPYNLAGEAIPIEARIAAVCDVYDALRSPRPYKPAMDHRTAVRVILEGDVRTRPQHFDPAVLEVFGNNAHRLAEAYGRRPDVERKADGRIASFSQNGENRGTATFFGSRGKANAI; this is encoded by the coding sequence ATGGAACGAAAGATCCTGGTGGTAGACGACGAGCAGCCGATCCGCCTGGCGGTGACGAGGCGCCTTCAGCGACTTGGCTTCGACTGCGTGCAGGCTGCCGACGGCGAGGCCGCCATCGAAGCGGTGGCGAAAGATCGGCAAATCGGGGTCGCCCTCATCGACATTCGCATGCCCGGAAAATCAGGGCTGGACGTCATCGCCGAGATCAAGTCCAACATCCGCAGCGACATCGGCTTTATCGTGATCACCGGCCATGGCGGATTCGACGAGGCGGTGGAGGCACTGCGCCTGGGGGCGTCGGATTTCCTTACCAAGCCGTTCAGTTCGGAACAGCTCGAAGGGGCGATCCGGAAATGCCTGGAAGGGATTTGCAGTAACGAGGGCAAGCTGCAGACGCAACGGTCGCTGGAAGCCGAAGTCATGGAAAAGACCGAGCGGATCAGCGCGCTTGCCCAGGAAGTCGATTCGGCAAGGATAGAGGCCCTGGAGAGTCTCGCCATCGCCGCCGAACATCGCGACAACGATACCGGCGAGCACATTCGCCGCATCGGCATCTATGCCGAAATCCTGGCGCTGGGACTCGGCTGGTCGGAGGCGTTGGCACGGAAGGTCCGGCTGGCTGCCACCCTGCACGATATCGGCAAGATCGGTGTGCCCGACAACATCCTGATGAAGCCGGGCCTGCTGACCGAGGCCGAGATCGCCACTATGCAGGCTCACACCCGGATCGGCCACGAGATCGTTTCGCCGTCGACCGACGAGATCATGAAGGTGGCCGCGACCATTGCGCTGTCCCATCACGAACGCTGGGATGGCAGCGGATATCCCTACAATCTCGCCGGCGAGGCGATCCCGATTGAGGCCCGCATCGCTGCCGTGTGCGACGTCTACGACGCCTTGCGATCCCCCAGGCCGTACAAGCCGGCCATGGACCACCGGACGGCGGTGCGGGTCATCCTGGAAGGCGATGTTCGCACCCGCCCTCAGCATTTTGACCCCGCCGTCCTCGAGGTTTTCGGAAACAACGCCCATCGGCTGGCGGAAGCCTATGGAAGGCGGCCCGACGTCGAGAGAAAGGCGGACGGAAGGATTGCTTCCTTCTCTCAAAACGGTGAGAATCGGGGAACGGCAACATTCTTCGGTTCGAGA